One Betta splendens chromosome 16, fBetSpl5.4, whole genome shotgun sequence genomic window carries:
- the LOC114843249 gene encoding retinoic acid receptor beta-like isoform X1 — protein MFDFMEFQAFGPGEILDLYTSAPSPACVLHEQDQDLAHFFPELIESDWQNHRCSQSVGSRSSSSSSDDLFASPPSPPPPPRTYKPCFVCQDKSSGYHYGVSACEGCKGFFRRSVQKNMAYTCHRDRNCIINKITRNRCQYCRLQRCFAVGMSKESVRNDRNKRKNKKEAVKMTIMETYELTAELGLIVEKICRAHRETFPSLCQLGKYTTNSSSDHRVQLDLGLWDKFSDLATKCIIKVVEFAKRVPGFTGLTIADQITLLRAACLDILILRICTRYTPDQDTMTFSDGLTLTRTQIHNAGFGPLTDQVFTFAGQLLPLEMDETESGLLSAICLVSGDRQDLEEPSKVEVLQEPLLEALKIYSRKRRPSMPLMFPKALMKITDLRSISAQGAERAVTLKMEIPGSMPPLIEEMLEDLQELEDSEEREEQNHSQHTDAASSQSMTSSGSVL, from the exons ATGTTTGACTTTATGGAATTCCAGGCGTTCGGTCCGGGGGAGATCTTGGACCTGTACACGTCCGCACCGAGCCCTGCCTGCGTGCTGCACGAGCAGGACCAGGACCTGGCCCATTTCTTCCCGGAGCTGATCGAGTCGGACTGGCAGAACCATCGATGCTCGCAGT CAGTGGGCAGTcggagctccagctccagctcggaCGACCTGTTCGCCAGCCCTCCctctccacccccacctccccgcACCTACAAGCCGTGCTTCGTGTGTCAAGACAAGTCCTCCGGCTACCACTATGGAGTCAGCGCCTGCGAGGGCTGCAAG GGCTTCTTCCGCCGCAGTGTGCAGAAGAACATGGCGTACACCTGCCACCGGGACAGGAACTGCATCATCAACAAGATCACCAGGAACCGCTGTCAGTACTGCCGTCTGCAGAGGTGCTTCGCTGTGGGGATGTCCAAGGAAT CAGTGAGAAACGACCGCaacaagaggaaaaacaagaaggaaGCGGTGAAGATGACCATCATGGAGACGTACGAGCTGACGGCGGAGCTCGGCCTCATAGTGGAGAAGATCTGCAGGGCTCACAGAGAAACCTTCCCCTCCCTGTGCCAGCTGGGAAAATATACCACA aaCTCCAGCTCAGACCACAGGGTCCAGCTGGACCTCGGGCTCTGGGACAAGTTCAGCGATCTGGCCACCAAGTGCATCATCAAGGTGGTGGAGTTCGCCAAGCGCGTGCCGGGCTTCACCGGCCTGACGATCGCCGACCAGATCACTCTGCTGAGAGCGGCCTGCCTGGACATCCTG ATCCTGAGAATCTGCACGCGGTACACTCCTGACCAGGACACCATGACCTTCTCAGATGGACTCACCCTGACCCGCACTCAGATCCACAACGCTGGATTCGGACCTCTGACGGACCAGGTTTTCACTTTTGCCggacagctgctgccgctggaaATGGATGAAACGGAGAGTGGCCTCCTCAGCGCGATCTGCCTCGTGTCTGGAG ACCGACAGGATCTGGAGGAGCCGTCTAaggtggaggtgctgcaggaGCCGCTGCTGGAGGCGCTGAAGATCTACTCCCGCAAGCGGCGCCCCAGCATGCCCCTGATGTTCCCCAAAGCGCTCATGAAGATCACCGACCTGCGCAGCATCAGCGCTCAAG GAGCTGAGCGCGCGGTGACGCTAAAGATGGAGATCCCGGGCTCCATGCCTCCGCTGATCGAGGAGATGCTGGAggacctgcaggagctggaggactcggaggagagagaggagcaaaacCACAGCCAACACACAGACGCTGCTTCCTCACAGTCCATGACGTCCTCCGGCTCCGTGCTCTGA
- the LOC114843251 gene encoding uncharacterized protein LOC114843251 isoform X1, with amino-acid sequence MLPKYRVMMTVYSKFRFWQMWMGWAVGLHTNMDQPLIWISLCFGFGCSTFPRYEYTYVDMRVDFASAQIYCKEYYKDVATITSSRDMSMMIRPSTNQDGIWIGLNDDPDDWMGVMGNNTDSWRWSLTGQTSKTSYCNWRPSQPDFTGAHETCVVANNLGQWSDVNCNSLYWSICSVTNATGKFFVLVQLNLTWTAAQTFCRQNHTDLATIENADDSNVIQTLMETLGTNAYIGLYRIPWFWSDHNTSTFRNFAPGKPNNDQTVNFCVAELPDHTWTDVPCSLSLAFFCYAESRLRTILRIRSQTNADMTDRAINAQILQQIGAALEDQGGTVFEIKWNIQPKKR; translated from the exons ATGCTTCCAAAATACAGGGTGATGATGACTGTCTACTCTAAGTTCAGGTTCTGGCAGATGTGGATGGGTTGGGCTGTTGGACTTCACACT AACATGGATCAGCCACTAATATGGATTTCTCTCTGTTTCG GGTTTGGCTGCTCTACGTTTCCCCGTTATGAGTACACCTATGTTGACATGAGAGTGGATTTTGCATCAGCTCAGATTTACTGCAAAGAATATTACAAAGATGTGGCGACCATCACGAGCAGCAGGGACATGAGCATGATGATCAGACCAAGTACAAACCAGGACGGCATCTGGATCGGCCTCAACGATGACCCGGACGACTGGATGGGAGTTATGGGCAATAACACGGACTCCTGGAGATGGTCCCTTACTGGTCAGACAAGCAAAACCAGCTACTGCAACTGGCGGCCAAGTCAGCCAGACTTTACAGGTGCCCATGAGACGTGCGTGGTGGCCAACAATTTAGGACAGTGGTCTGACGTCAACTGCAACTCACTATATTGGAGTATTTGTTCTG TCACAAATGCTACAGGCAAATTCTTTGTGCTGGTTCAACTTAATCTCACATGGACGGCGGCCCAGACGTTCTgcagacagaaccacacagacCTGGCAACGATCGAGAACGCTGATGACTCTAACGTCATCCAGACACTGATGGAAACACTAGGAACCAATGCATATATCGGTTTATACCGAATCCCATGGTTCTGGTCAGACCacaacacctccaccttcaGGAACTTTGCTCCCGGCAAACCAAACAACGATCAGACGGTGAACTTCTGTGTGGCTGAGCTTCCTGATCACACCTGGACTGACGTGCCCTGTTCACTCAGCTTGGCCTTCTTTTGCTATGCTG AGTCTAGACTAAGGACCATATTGAGGATAAGGAGCCAAACTAACGCCGACATGACGGACCGGGCGATTAACGCTCAGATCCTCCAGCAG ATCGGGGCGGCACTAGAGGACCAGGGAGGGACTGTCTTCGAGATAAAATGGAACATTCAGCCGAAGAAAAGATGA
- the LOC129603231 gene encoding macrophage mannose receptor 1-like isoform X1, translated as MHSLMNYKLLVAFVCFGFGHLSCSHAYIFDYQFINQSLNWSQAQQYCRVHYTDLATIESMKDVNRLIRPNASTSLAWIGLNDDPLSWQVAMGTDVNSWRWSATGKPSATGYSNWRLYNPNNSGGNQLCGSMMPDGTWNDNICDYYFSFVCYTMNYSTGQSTYIMINNGDTWKNAVTYCRTYYTDLAMIENSEQNSVISLLHASQYTWFGLYRVPWKWSDRSSSSFRNWQTGFPNNADTVSFCAAETPDHFWKDQSCSNTYPFWCHRALILSMTTVRMKIQTDADLSDPATNDQLLQQIGLLLQKAFAGNIQLGWKIQPWKLEEPSTGSYVCN; from the exons A tGCATTCACTCATGAATTACAAATTGCTTGTGGCGTTCGTCTGTTTTG GATTTGGCCACCTTTCCTGCTCTCATGCTTATATTTTCGATTATCAGTTCATCAACCAGTCATTGAACTGGTCACAGGCTCAGCAGTACTGCAGAGTGCACTACACTGACCTGGCAACCATTGAGAGCATGAAGGATGTGAACAGGCTCATCAGACCTAATGCCTCCACATCACTGGCGTGGATTGGTCTGAATGATGATCCATTATCCTGGCAAGTAGCCATGGGCACTGATGTGAACTCCTGGAGATGGTCAGCAACTGGGAAACCCAGTGCAACTGGTTACAGCAACTGGCGACTTTACAACCCAAATAACTCTGGTGGAAATCAGCTCTGTGGCTCGATGATGCCGGACGGAACCTGGAATGATAACatttgtgattattatttttcGTTTGTTTGTTACACAA TGAATTATTCCACAGGCCAGAGCACATATATTATGATTAATAATGGAGATACTTGGAAAAATGCCGTTACGTACTGCAGGACATACTACACAGACCTGGCTATGATTGAGAATTCTGAGCAAAACTCAGTGATTTCATTACTACATGCATCGCAATATACTTGGTTTGGCCTGTACCGAGTACCATGGAAGTGGtctgacaggagcagcagctccttcagaaaCTGGCAGACAGGCTTCCCTAATAACGCAGACACCGTCAGCTTCTGCGCAGCTGAGACTCCAGATCACTTTTGGAAGGACCAGAGCTGTAGCAACACATATCCGTTTTGGTGTCATAGAG CTCTGATTCTGTCCATGACCACAGTGAGAATGAAGATTCAGACTGATGCTGACCTTTCAGACCCAGCTACTAATGATCAGCTGCTACAACAG aTTGGTCTACTGCTACAAAAAGCATTCGCTGGTAACATCCAACTGGGATGGAAGATTCAGCCATGGAAACTGGAAGAACCATCCACTGGATCATACGTCTGCAATTAG
- the LOC114843249 gene encoding retinoic acid receptor beta-like isoform X2 has product MFDFMEFQAFGPGEILDLYTSAPSPACVLHEQDQDLAHFFPELIESDWQNHRCSQLGSRSSSSSSDDLFASPPSPPPPPRTYKPCFVCQDKSSGYHYGVSACEGCKGFFRRSVQKNMAYTCHRDRNCIINKITRNRCQYCRLQRCFAVGMSKESVRNDRNKRKNKKEAVKMTIMETYELTAELGLIVEKICRAHRETFPSLCQLGKYTTNSSSDHRVQLDLGLWDKFSDLATKCIIKVVEFAKRVPGFTGLTIADQITLLRAACLDILILRICTRYTPDQDTMTFSDGLTLTRTQIHNAGFGPLTDQVFTFAGQLLPLEMDETESGLLSAICLVSGDRQDLEEPSKVEVLQEPLLEALKIYSRKRRPSMPLMFPKALMKITDLRSISAQGAERAVTLKMEIPGSMPPLIEEMLEDLQELEDSEEREEQNHSQHTDAASSQSMTSSGSVL; this is encoded by the exons ATGTTTGACTTTATGGAATTCCAGGCGTTCGGTCCGGGGGAGATCTTGGACCTGTACACGTCCGCACCGAGCCCTGCCTGCGTGCTGCACGAGCAGGACCAGGACCTGGCCCATTTCTTCCCGGAGCTGATCGAGTCGGACTGGCAGAACCATCGATGCTCGCAGT TGGGCAGTcggagctccagctccagctcggaCGACCTGTTCGCCAGCCCTCCctctccacccccacctccccgcACCTACAAGCCGTGCTTCGTGTGTCAAGACAAGTCCTCCGGCTACCACTATGGAGTCAGCGCCTGCGAGGGCTGCAAG GGCTTCTTCCGCCGCAGTGTGCAGAAGAACATGGCGTACACCTGCCACCGGGACAGGAACTGCATCATCAACAAGATCACCAGGAACCGCTGTCAGTACTGCCGTCTGCAGAGGTGCTTCGCTGTGGGGATGTCCAAGGAAT CAGTGAGAAACGACCGCaacaagaggaaaaacaagaaggaaGCGGTGAAGATGACCATCATGGAGACGTACGAGCTGACGGCGGAGCTCGGCCTCATAGTGGAGAAGATCTGCAGGGCTCACAGAGAAACCTTCCCCTCCCTGTGCCAGCTGGGAAAATATACCACA aaCTCCAGCTCAGACCACAGGGTCCAGCTGGACCTCGGGCTCTGGGACAAGTTCAGCGATCTGGCCACCAAGTGCATCATCAAGGTGGTGGAGTTCGCCAAGCGCGTGCCGGGCTTCACCGGCCTGACGATCGCCGACCAGATCACTCTGCTGAGAGCGGCCTGCCTGGACATCCTG ATCCTGAGAATCTGCACGCGGTACACTCCTGACCAGGACACCATGACCTTCTCAGATGGACTCACCCTGACCCGCACTCAGATCCACAACGCTGGATTCGGACCTCTGACGGACCAGGTTTTCACTTTTGCCggacagctgctgccgctggaaATGGATGAAACGGAGAGTGGCCTCCTCAGCGCGATCTGCCTCGTGTCTGGAG ACCGACAGGATCTGGAGGAGCCGTCTAaggtggaggtgctgcaggaGCCGCTGCTGGAGGCGCTGAAGATCTACTCCCGCAAGCGGCGCCCCAGCATGCCCCTGATGTTCCCCAAAGCGCTCATGAAGATCACCGACCTGCGCAGCATCAGCGCTCAAG GAGCTGAGCGCGCGGTGACGCTAAAGATGGAGATCCCGGGCTCCATGCCTCCGCTGATCGAGGAGATGCTGGAggacctgcaggagctggaggactcggaggagagagaggagcaaaacCACAGCCAACACACAGACGCTGCTTCCTCACAGTCCATGACGTCCTCCGGCTCCGTGCTCTGA
- the LOC129603231 gene encoding macrophage mannose receptor 1-like isoform X2, giving the protein MNYKLLVAFVCFGFGHLSCSHAYIFDYQFINQSLNWSQAQQYCRVHYTDLATIESMKDVNRLIRPNASTSLAWIGLNDDPLSWQVAMGTDVNSWRWSATGKPSATGYSNWRLYNPNNSGGNQLCGSMMPDGTWNDNICDYYFSFVCYTMNYSTGQSTYIMINNGDTWKNAVTYCRTYYTDLAMIENSEQNSVISLLHASQYTWFGLYRVPWKWSDRSSSSFRNWQTGFPNNADTVSFCAAETPDHFWKDQSCSNTYPFWCHRALILSMTTVRMKIQTDADLSDPATNDQLLQQIGLLLQKAFAGNIQLGWKIQPWKLEEPSTGSYVCN; this is encoded by the exons ATGAATTACAAATTGCTTGTGGCGTTCGTCTGTTTTG GATTTGGCCACCTTTCCTGCTCTCATGCTTATATTTTCGATTATCAGTTCATCAACCAGTCATTGAACTGGTCACAGGCTCAGCAGTACTGCAGAGTGCACTACACTGACCTGGCAACCATTGAGAGCATGAAGGATGTGAACAGGCTCATCAGACCTAATGCCTCCACATCACTGGCGTGGATTGGTCTGAATGATGATCCATTATCCTGGCAAGTAGCCATGGGCACTGATGTGAACTCCTGGAGATGGTCAGCAACTGGGAAACCCAGTGCAACTGGTTACAGCAACTGGCGACTTTACAACCCAAATAACTCTGGTGGAAATCAGCTCTGTGGCTCGATGATGCCGGACGGAACCTGGAATGATAACatttgtgattattatttttcGTTTGTTTGTTACACAA TGAATTATTCCACAGGCCAGAGCACATATATTATGATTAATAATGGAGATACTTGGAAAAATGCCGTTACGTACTGCAGGACATACTACACAGACCTGGCTATGATTGAGAATTCTGAGCAAAACTCAGTGATTTCATTACTACATGCATCGCAATATACTTGGTTTGGCCTGTACCGAGTACCATGGAAGTGGtctgacaggagcagcagctccttcagaaaCTGGCAGACAGGCTTCCCTAATAACGCAGACACCGTCAGCTTCTGCGCAGCTGAGACTCCAGATCACTTTTGGAAGGACCAGAGCTGTAGCAACACATATCCGTTTTGGTGTCATAGAG CTCTGATTCTGTCCATGACCACAGTGAGAATGAAGATTCAGACTGATGCTGACCTTTCAGACCCAGCTACTAATGATCAGCTGCTACAACAG aTTGGTCTACTGCTACAAAAAGCATTCGCTGGTAACATCCAACTGGGATGGAAGATTCAGCCATGGAAACTGGAAGAACCATCCACTGGATCATACGTCTGCAATTAG
- the LOC114843060 gene encoding macrophage mannose receptor 1-like isoform X2, which yields MNYKLLVAFVCFGFGHLSCSHAYFFEYQFINQSLNWSQAQQYCRVHYTDLATIESMEDVNRLIRPNASTSLAWIGLNDDPLCWQVALGTDVNSWRWSATGKPSATGYRKWQYNQPNNSHGNQFYATMNVDGTWNDQSSDNNASFVCYTMNYSTGQSTYTVINDTKMWNNALTYCRTYHTDLAMIENSQQNSIISSLKAGQSVWFGLYRVAWKWSDRSSSSFRNWQTGFPNNADTVSFCAAETPDHFWKDQNCSNTYPFWCHRALTLSMTTVRMKIQTDADLSDPATTDQLLQQIGLLLQNALAGTIKMGWKIQPQKLEEPSTGRVCGSYVCN from the exons ATGAATTACAAATTGCTTGTGGCGTTCGTCTGTTTTG GATTTGGCCACCTTTCCTGCTCTCATGCTTATTTTTTTGAGTATCAGTTCATCAACCAGTCATTGAACTGGTCACAGGCTCAGCAGTACTGTAGAGTGCACTACACTGACCTGGCAACCATTGAGAGCATGGAGGATGTGAACAGGCTCATCAGACCTAATGCCTCCACCTCACTGGCGTGGATTGGTCTGAATGATGATCCGTTATGCTGGCAAGTAGCCTTGGGCACTGATGTGAACTCCTGGAGATGGTCAGCAACCGGGAAACCCAGTGCAACTGGTTACCGGAAATGGCAGTACAACCAACCAAATAACTCTCATGGAAATCAGTTCTATGCCACCATGAACGTGGATGGAACCTGGAACGATCAAAGTAGTGATAATAATGCATCATTTGTTTGTTACACAA TGAATTATTCCACAGGCCAGAGCACATATACTGTGATTAACGATACAAAAATGTGGAATAATGCCCTGACGTACTGCAGGACATACCACACAGACCTGGCTATGATTGAGAATTCTCAGCAAAACTCAATCATTTCATCACTGAAGGCAGGGCAAAGTGTATGGTTTGGCCTGTACCGAGTAGCATGGAAGTGGtctgacaggagcagcagctccttcagaaaCTGGCAGACAGGCTTCCCTAATAACGCAGACACCGTCAGCTTCTGCGCAGCTGAGACTCCAGATCACTTTTGGAAGGACCAGAACTGTAGCAACACATATCCGTTTTGGTGTCATAGAG CTCTGACTCTGTCCATGACCACGGTGAGAATGAAGATTCAGACTGATGCTGACCTTTCAGACCCAGCTACTACTGATCAGCTGCTACAACAG aTTGGTCTACTGCTACAAAATGCATTAGCTGGTACCATTAAAATGGGGTGGAAGATTCAGCCCCAGAAACTGGAGGAACCATCCACTGGCAGAGTTTGTGGATCATATGTCTGCAATTAG
- the LOC114843060 gene encoding macrophage mannose receptor 1-like isoform X1 yields the protein MHSLMNYKLLVAFVCFGFGHLSCSHAYFFEYQFINQSLNWSQAQQYCRVHYTDLATIESMEDVNRLIRPNASTSLAWIGLNDDPLCWQVALGTDVNSWRWSATGKPSATGYRKWQYNQPNNSHGNQFYATMNVDGTWNDQSSDNNASFVCYTMNYSTGQSTYTVINDTKMWNNALTYCRTYHTDLAMIENSQQNSIISSLKAGQSVWFGLYRVAWKWSDRSSSSFRNWQTGFPNNADTVSFCAAETPDHFWKDQNCSNTYPFWCHRALTLSMTTVRMKIQTDADLSDPATTDQLLQQIGLLLQNALAGTIKMGWKIQPQKLEEPSTGRVCGSYVCN from the exons A TGCATTCACTCATGAATTACAAATTGCTTGTGGCGTTCGTCTGTTTTG GATTTGGCCACCTTTCCTGCTCTCATGCTTATTTTTTTGAGTATCAGTTCATCAACCAGTCATTGAACTGGTCACAGGCTCAGCAGTACTGTAGAGTGCACTACACTGACCTGGCAACCATTGAGAGCATGGAGGATGTGAACAGGCTCATCAGACCTAATGCCTCCACCTCACTGGCGTGGATTGGTCTGAATGATGATCCGTTATGCTGGCAAGTAGCCTTGGGCACTGATGTGAACTCCTGGAGATGGTCAGCAACCGGGAAACCCAGTGCAACTGGTTACCGGAAATGGCAGTACAACCAACCAAATAACTCTCATGGAAATCAGTTCTATGCCACCATGAACGTGGATGGAACCTGGAACGATCAAAGTAGTGATAATAATGCATCATTTGTTTGTTACACAA TGAATTATTCCACAGGCCAGAGCACATATACTGTGATTAACGATACAAAAATGTGGAATAATGCCCTGACGTACTGCAGGACATACCACACAGACCTGGCTATGATTGAGAATTCTCAGCAAAACTCAATCATTTCATCACTGAAGGCAGGGCAAAGTGTATGGTTTGGCCTGTACCGAGTAGCATGGAAGTGGtctgacaggagcagcagctccttcagaaaCTGGCAGACAGGCTTCCCTAATAACGCAGACACCGTCAGCTTCTGCGCAGCTGAGACTCCAGATCACTTTTGGAAGGACCAGAACTGTAGCAACACATATCCGTTTTGGTGTCATAGAG CTCTGACTCTGTCCATGACCACGGTGAGAATGAAGATTCAGACTGATGCTGACCTTTCAGACCCAGCTACTACTGATCAGCTGCTACAACAG aTTGGTCTACTGCTACAAAATGCATTAGCTGGTACCATTAAAATGGGGTGGAAGATTCAGCCCCAGAAACTGGAGGAACCATCCACTGGCAGAGTTTGTGGATCATATGTCTGCAATTAG
- the LOC114843251 gene encoding uncharacterized protein LOC114843251 isoform X2, with the protein MLPKYRVMMTVYSKFRFWQMWMGWAVGLHTNMDQPLIWISLCFGFGCSTFPRYEYTYVDMRVDFASAQIYCKEYYKDVATITSSRDMSMMIRPSTNQDGIWIGLNDDPDDWMGVMGNNTDSWRWSLTGQTSKTSYCNWRPSQPDFTVTNATGKFFVLVQLNLTWTAAQTFCRQNHTDLATIENADDSNVIQTLMETLGTNAYIGLYRIPWFWSDHNTSTFRNFAPGKPNNDQTVNFCVAELPDHTWTDVPCSLSLAFFCYAESRLRTILRIRSQTNADMTDRAINAQILQQIGAALEDQGGTVFEIKWNIQPKKR; encoded by the exons ATGCTTCCAAAATACAGGGTGATGATGACTGTCTACTCTAAGTTCAGGTTCTGGCAGATGTGGATGGGTTGGGCTGTTGGACTTCACACT AACATGGATCAGCCACTAATATGGATTTCTCTCTGTTTCG GGTTTGGCTGCTCTACGTTTCCCCGTTATGAGTACACCTATGTTGACATGAGAGTGGATTTTGCATCAGCTCAGATTTACTGCAAAGAATATTACAAAGATGTGGCGACCATCACGAGCAGCAGGGACATGAGCATGATGATCAGACCAAGTACAAACCAGGACGGCATCTGGATCGGCCTCAACGATGACCCGGACGACTGGATGGGAGTTATGGGCAATAACACGGACTCCTGGAGATGGTCCCTTACTGGTCAGACAAGCAAAACCAGCTACTGCAACTGGCGGCCAAGTCAGCCAGACTTTACAG TCACAAATGCTACAGGCAAATTCTTTGTGCTGGTTCAACTTAATCTCACATGGACGGCGGCCCAGACGTTCTgcagacagaaccacacagacCTGGCAACGATCGAGAACGCTGATGACTCTAACGTCATCCAGACACTGATGGAAACACTAGGAACCAATGCATATATCGGTTTATACCGAATCCCATGGTTCTGGTCAGACCacaacacctccaccttcaGGAACTTTGCTCCCGGCAAACCAAACAACGATCAGACGGTGAACTTCTGTGTGGCTGAGCTTCCTGATCACACCTGGACTGACGTGCCCTGTTCACTCAGCTTGGCCTTCTTTTGCTATGCTG AGTCTAGACTAAGGACCATATTGAGGATAAGGAGCCAAACTAACGCCGACATGACGGACCGGGCGATTAACGCTCAGATCCTCCAGCAG ATCGGGGCGGCACTAGAGGACCAGGGAGGGACTGTCTTCGAGATAAAATGGAACATTCAGCCGAAGAAAAGATGA